The segment GATCGCAACCAGGATCACTCTGAGGCGTCGGGGCGACCGAAGGGTCCTCGCCGCCAGCGCGGCCAATGTCGCGTAGGCGAGCCACGTGAGCAGTCCCTCGTACCGGTAGTCCTCACCGACGACGCTCAGCAGCGGGTTGACGGACAGTGCCGTCGCCGCCGCGAGCGCCCCCAGCCAGACGATCAGCGGCGCCCCCAGCGGATCTCGAAAAGACCGGAGCCACCCGGCGCCTTCGAGTCGAAGCGCCTGGAGGGCGCCAAGGCCCACCGCGGCGTAGAGGACACAGACCTTGGGCCAATAGTAGGCGTCGTACCACGCCGGCACGACGACGAACGGCAGCGCCGCCGCCGCGCCGCCGACGGCCAGCACGAGAACCGCCGACTCCGCGCGCCGGCGATCCGCGGAGAGGCCGCCGCGGTATGCCGCGCCGGGGTTTCCGGCCAGGGTCTGAGCCCGGACCCCGCTCATGGTGCCCCCTTCAGAACTACGGAGACGCGGTGGTGCCGCGGGTGTGATTGATGCCGCCGACCGTCCCGAGCGTGCCGTCGTAGCCGCCAACCCAGGGATCGGCAACTTGGTCCGCGGCGCAGGCCACGTGGCCGTACGAGGGATTCGTTGACGCGGCGCTGGCCGCCGCGCCGCTCGCGGACCCGTTGGAGAGATAGTAGTCGGAACCGTCCGTGACCCCGGTGTCGTCCGGCTCGGCGTACATGCCCTGCACGGCATACTGCGTGCTGCTCAGTGTCGCGGC is part of the bacterium genome and harbors:
- a CDS encoding type II secretion system protein, with product MRHMMWVKRVRDERGFTLIELMIVILVILVLAAILIPQFGLARERARKSTCVSNQRNLETAVAMWQADNPGVALTGGKLKNSVPSAATLSSTQYAVQGMYAEPDDTGVTDGSDYYLSNGSASGAAASAASTNPSYGHVACAADQVADPWVGGYDGTLGTVGGINHTRGTTASP